The Lathyrus oleraceus cultivar Zhongwan6 chromosome 5, CAAS_Psat_ZW6_1.0, whole genome shotgun sequence genome includes the window aaagaaataaaatacaTCAAAGGAAAATTAATTGAGTTATGtctaaataaaaaaaaaatatgtATATATACTCATGGTAGTTTTGCATCTTGAAACCAAAAAAAAGTTTTATTTTTCTTATTCTTAATTCTTTTTTCtttctcaatttttttttttgtCATGTCAAAGAAGAAGTCTAGTTTAGGAAGACAAAAAATTCCTATTgaaaaaatactaaaaaaaagTCATTTGCAAGTTACTTTTTCTAAACGGCGTTCGGGACTATTTAAAAAAGCTAGTGAACTTTGCACTCTTTGTGGTGTTGAGATTGCAATTGTAGTTTTCTCTCCGGCTGACAAGGCATTTTCTTTTGGTCATCCAGAAGTTGAGTCTATCGTTGATCGTTATTTGACTCGCAATCCTCCACCAGAATCTAGTGCTCACCAACTTGTCGAGGCTCATAGAAATGCTAATGTTCGTGATCTCAATATTCAATTGACTCAACTTCTTAACCATTTGGAGATTGAAAAGAAACAAGGGGAAGACATAGAACAAGTGAGGAAAGTTAGGCAAAGCCAATTTTGGTGGGAGAGTCCAATTGATGAGCTTGCCTTGCATGAATTGGTTCAATTAAAGGGATCTATTGAGGAGTTGAAGAAGAACATGAGAAAATTTGCTAACAAATGCATCATAGAACAATCTAATGCATCTTCGTCAAACATGGGAGTTAATGAATTTGGATGTTATGATTCATTTGACAACAAATTTGGCCGTGGGATCAATATTGTTCCCACTCATCCTAATGCATATTATCTTGGTTTTCGAAACGGGTATCTTTGACTTTTTTGTTGGTTTGGTTATGGTTTTTGAGGAGTTAATTACATTGTGGTACTTCACTAGTTATTTATTTCCTACCGAGTTCTTATTATTACTAAAAAATGCACGGTAACAAGTATGGCTGGAAATAATTCTTCCTTTTTTTTAAAGAGTTTTGACAATAAAATTTCACATTCTCGTCTATTGCATTATTGTTTTATATAAATGTTAGTATGCGAATTTTTATATTCATATAAGTGACTTTCACTAGTACACATATAAAAGTAGTAGTATTAAAATTTATGTGATCctttttttaagaaaaatatgaaAGTGACACAATCTACCAATAGAATGTATAATGTTTCATTTTCTTCCACCTAATCTAAATTAAAGAAAATTATACATCTAAAGTGTTATGGTGATG containing:
- the LOC127081587 gene encoding agamous-like MADS-box protein AGL61 is translated as MSKKKSSLGRQKIPIEKILKKSHLQVTFSKRRSGLFKKASELCTLCGVEIAIVVFSPADKAFSFGHPEVESIVDRYLTRNPPPESSAHQLVEAHRNANVRDLNIQLTQLLNHLEIEKKQGEDIEQVRKVRQSQFWWESPIDELALHELVQLKGSIEELKKNMRKFANKCIIEQSNASSSNMGVNEFGCYDSFDNKFGRGINIVPTHPNAYYLGFRNGYL